One window of Lawsonibacter asaccharolyticus genomic DNA carries:
- a CDS encoding integrase gives MAVYKEEKTNTWRAVYRYTDWNGERKQTQKRGFKTKREAQAWEREQLNKTSADLDMTFRSFVDLYTADMKTRLKENTWATKDHIIRTKLLPYFGRLKMCNITAQQIITWQNEMLNHKDENGKPYSPVYLKTVHNQLSAIFNHAVRYYNLRENPCKKAGSMGKKKNREMMFWTKEQYLKFAEVMMDKPLSFYAFEMLYWCGIREGELLALTPADFDFEKRTVSINKSYQRLNGQDLITTPKTEKSNRVITMPQFLSEEIQDYIKMLYGIGPDDRMFTVTKSYLHREMDRGAKEAGVPRIRIHDIRHSAVSLLIDMGFSATAIADRVGHESIDITYNYAHLFPSKQAEMADKLNVERGN, from the coding sequence ATGGCAGTCTATAAGGAAGAAAAGACCAACACCTGGCGGGCGGTCTACCGCTATACTGATTGGAACGGCGAGCGCAAGCAGACCCAGAAGCGGGGCTTCAAGACCAAACGGGAGGCACAGGCCTGGGAGCGGGAACAGCTCAACAAGACCAGCGCTGATCTGGATATGACCTTCAGGAGCTTCGTGGACCTCTACACGGCGGATATGAAAACCCGGCTCAAGGAGAACACCTGGGCTACCAAGGACCACATCATCCGTACTAAGCTGCTGCCCTATTTCGGCAGGTTGAAGATGTGCAACATCACCGCCCAGCAGATCATCACCTGGCAGAACGAGATGCTGAACCACAAGGACGAGAACGGCAAGCCCTACTCTCCGGTGTACCTGAAAACGGTCCACAACCAGCTCAGCGCCATCTTCAACCACGCGGTACGGTATTACAACCTCCGGGAGAATCCCTGCAAGAAGGCGGGTAGCATGGGCAAAAAGAAAAACCGGGAGATGATGTTCTGGACCAAGGAGCAGTACCTGAAATTTGCGGAGGTGATGATGGACAAGCCACTGTCTTTCTACGCCTTTGAGATGCTTTATTGGTGCGGTATCCGGGAGGGAGAGCTGCTGGCCCTGACCCCAGCGGATTTTGACTTTGAGAAGCGCACTGTGTCCATCAACAAGTCTTACCAGCGGCTGAACGGCCAGGATCTGATTACCACCCCCAAAACGGAAAAGAGTAACCGGGTCATTACCATGCCGCAGTTTCTGTCTGAGGAAATCCAGGATTACATCAAGATGCTCTACGGGATCGGGCCGGATGACCGAATGTTCACTGTCACCAAGAGCTATCTTCATCGGGAGATGGACCGGGGAGCCAAAGAAGCGGGAGTGCCGCGCATCAGAATCCACGATATCCGTCATAGCGCGGTGTCGCTTCTGATTGACATGGGATTCTCCGCCACAGCCATCGCGGACCGGGTGGGCCATGAGAGCA